One genomic segment of Kiritimatiella glycovorans includes these proteins:
- a CDS encoding M20/M25/M40 family metallo-hydrolase produces MTAPAIDERRAVDNLLSLLAVEGLSGRETRVAEKVANLLVEAGCRPEWIAHDSAHRKAGAGFECGNLIVRLPGKRGLPRVMFSGHMDTVPLCRGAEPVRRGGRIESKGETGLGADNRTAVAAIVTAAQHLLGHGIPRRPLTLLFTVAEEVGLCGARYVTKKDLGHPSMGFNLDGGDPAKLIVGAIGATRWTAEIRGRSSHAGVHPEQGISAGLIASRAVADLAERGWFGAIGKSGGRGTANVGKMNGGMANNQVMDHMTVTGECRSHSRKFLARITSAWRTAFERAAVSVRNHEGQCGSVSFEFEDDYEAFRLNKSAPVVREAQRAADATGLTPETVIMDGGLDASFFNQRGIPTVTLGAGAHAIHTTDEYADLDEYLAGCRLLMELARA; encoded by the coding sequence ATGACGGCGCCGGCGATCGATGAACGGCGCGCGGTCGATAACCTGCTCAGCCTCCTTGCGGTCGAGGGATTGAGCGGACGCGAGACCCGGGTGGCGGAGAAGGTCGCGAATCTTCTGGTCGAGGCCGGGTGCCGGCCGGAATGGATCGCGCACGACAGCGCCCACCGCAAGGCCGGCGCCGGCTTTGAATGCGGCAATCTCATCGTCCGCCTTCCCGGAAAGAGGGGCCTCCCGCGGGTGATGTTCTCCGGGCACATGGACACCGTACCGCTGTGCCGCGGAGCGGAACCGGTGCGCCGGGGCGGGAGGATCGAATCGAAGGGCGAGACCGGCCTCGGCGCCGACAACCGGACGGCGGTCGCGGCGATCGTCACGGCGGCGCAGCACCTGCTCGGGCACGGTATCCCGCGCCGCCCGCTCACGCTGCTTTTCACCGTCGCGGAGGAAGTGGGGCTCTGCGGAGCGCGGTACGTGACGAAGAAAGACCTCGGCCATCCGTCGATGGGATTTAATCTCGACGGCGGCGACCCGGCCAAACTGATCGTCGGCGCGATCGGTGCGACGCGCTGGACCGCGGAGATACGCGGGCGGTCCTCACACGCCGGAGTGCATCCCGAACAGGGAATATCCGCCGGACTGATCGCGTCGCGCGCGGTGGCCGACCTGGCCGAACGCGGCTGGTTCGGCGCCATCGGGAAGAGCGGCGGCCGCGGCACCGCCAACGTGGGCAAGATGAACGGCGGGATGGCGAACAACCAGGTGATGGACCACATGACCGTGACCGGCGAGTGCCGGAGCCACAGCAGGAAGTTCCTGGCGCGGATCACCTCGGCGTGGCGCACGGCGTTCGAGCGCGCCGCCGTGAGCGTGAGGAACCACGAAGGGCAGTGCGGAAGTGTGTCGTTTGAGTTCGAGGACGACTACGAGGCCTTCCGCCTGAATAAATCCGCGCCCGTCGTCCGCGAGGCGCAGCGCGCGGCCGACGCTACGGGCCTGACCCCCGAGACCGTGATCATGGACGGCGGGCTCGACGCGAGCTTCTTTAATCAGCGCGGCATCCCGACCGTGACCCTCGGCGCCGGCGCCCACGCCATCCACACCACCGACGAATACGCGGACCTCGACGAATACCTCGCGGGCTGCCGCCTGCTGATGGAACTCGCCCGGGCGTAA
- the gatB gene encoding Asp-tRNA(Asn)/Glu-tRNA(Gln) amidotransferase subunit GatB, producing the protein MNYEAVIGLEVHVQLRTRTKIFCGCRVHDEEAAPNTHVCPVCLGYPGALPVLNARAVELCCRAGLMLDCTLNRISKWDRKNYFYPDMPKNYQISQYDLPLCLGGRVEAEVGGEHRSFPLTRIHLEEDVAKNTHVGTASLIDFNRAGTPLMEIVSEPCMQTPDDAMAFLTGLKQILQYGGISDCDLEKGNMRCDINVSVRPQGETKLGIKAEIKNMNTFKGVHNALEYEIRRQIDELGRGLTLRQETRRWDPDSATTSAMRTKEEAHDYRYFPEPDLLPVQLSEEGIEAWRADLPELPAHRRERYVSELGLPEYDAGVLAADKAVADFFDAALEAGAAPKAASNWLMGEMLRLLSEEDRTIGDASVTPEHLAELIRMIDEKTISHSAAKEVFETLFREGGDPRAIVEERGMAQVSEDSALEPWADQVIAENPGPAEDYRNGKEASINFLMGQVMKLSRGKANPPAVIEILKKKLGG; encoded by the coding sequence ATGAACTACGAGGCGGTCATCGGACTCGAGGTGCACGTCCAGCTCAGGACCCGGACCAAGATCTTCTGCGGCTGCCGGGTGCACGACGAGGAGGCCGCGCCGAACACGCACGTCTGCCCCGTCTGCCTCGGCTACCCCGGCGCGCTGCCGGTGCTCAACGCGCGCGCCGTGGAACTCTGCTGCCGCGCCGGGCTGATGCTCGACTGCACCCTCAACCGCATCAGCAAGTGGGACCGGAAGAACTACTTCTATCCCGACATGCCCAAGAACTACCAGATCTCGCAGTACGACCTGCCGCTCTGCCTCGGCGGGCGCGTGGAGGCGGAGGTCGGCGGCGAACACCGCAGTTTCCCGCTCACGCGCATCCACCTCGAGGAGGACGTCGCCAAGAACACCCACGTCGGGACGGCCAGCCTGATCGATTTCAACCGCGCGGGGACCCCGCTGATGGAGATCGTCAGCGAACCCTGCATGCAGACGCCGGACGATGCGATGGCCTTTCTGACCGGGCTGAAGCAGATTCTCCAGTACGGGGGGATCAGCGACTGCGACCTCGAGAAGGGCAACATGCGCTGCGACATCAATGTCAGCGTCCGCCCGCAGGGCGAGACGAAACTGGGCATCAAGGCCGAGATCAAGAACATGAACACGTTCAAGGGCGTCCATAACGCCCTCGAATACGAGATCCGCCGCCAGATCGACGAACTCGGACGCGGGCTCACACTCCGGCAGGAGACGCGGCGCTGGGACCCGGACAGCGCGACCACTTCGGCGATGCGCACCAAGGAGGAAGCCCACGACTACCGCTACTTCCCCGAGCCCGACCTGCTGCCGGTGCAACTCAGCGAAGAGGGTATCGAGGCCTGGCGCGCGGACCTCCCCGAGCTTCCCGCCCACCGCAGGGAACGCTACGTCTCCGAGCTGGGGCTGCCCGAATACGACGCCGGGGTGCTGGCGGCGGACAAGGCCGTGGCGGATTTCTTCGACGCGGCACTGGAGGCGGGGGCCGCGCCGAAGGCGGCCTCGAACTGGCTCATGGGCGAGATGCTCCGCCTGCTCTCCGAAGAGGACCGGACGATCGGCGACGCGTCGGTCACCCCGGAACACCTCGCCGAACTGATCCGGATGATCGACGAAAAGACGATCAGCCACAGCGCGGCCAAAGAGGTCTTCGAGACTCTCTTCCGCGAGGGCGGCGATCCGCGCGCGATCGTCGAGGAACGCGGCATGGCGCAGGTCAGCGAGGATTCGGCCCTCGAACCGTGGGCCGATCAGGTCATCGCCGAAAACCCCGGCCCGGCCGAAGACTACCGCAACGGCAAGGAGGCCTCGATTAACTTCCTCATGGGCCAGGTCATGAAACTCAGCCGGGGCAAGGCCAACCCGCCCGCCGTGATCGAGATCCTGAAAAAGAAGCTCGGCGGCTGA
- a CDS encoding U32 family peptidase — MAMKHFCMPADFRKETIDAYARLNEQYPECAVVETYGNVTVENCFGSGRDLDKLPEVDLETLADYAAYSRSKGIEFAYTINAPYMQNREFTPEGVAEIRRFLGKLHDAGIRCLIIAMPSLMEVVLRSGYEFEIKASVIAQITNPNKAMMFKKLGVSRLTVDESITREFSRLRHIKETFHGPVEIIVNSICLQDCHFRPFHYNQISGDSVDRANPVSCNYFTGRCMKRLFDDLSNYFKASWIRPEDLHYYTDAGIEHFKIQGRQSVLNGDPVRAVECYFNERYDGDLTDLMFLFSPREFFPFKVDNRALDGFLKPFTRSDDFCPRDCTRCDYCEKYARRIFGDQNPEQVVAMIREKIGASDPFTKMMSSAGEGE, encoded by the coding sequence ATGGCCATGAAACATTTCTGTATGCCCGCGGACTTCAGGAAAGAGACGATCGATGCCTACGCGCGTCTCAACGAGCAGTACCCCGAATGCGCCGTGGTCGAGACCTACGGCAACGTCACCGTCGAGAATTGTTTCGGCTCGGGACGCGACCTCGACAAGCTGCCCGAAGTCGATCTCGAGACGCTGGCCGACTACGCCGCCTATTCACGCTCCAAAGGCATCGAGTTCGCGTACACGATCAACGCCCCGTACATGCAGAACCGCGAGTTTACGCCGGAGGGCGTGGCGGAGATCCGCCGCTTCCTCGGTAAGCTCCACGACGCCGGCATCCGCTGCCTGATCATCGCCATGCCCTCGCTGATGGAGGTGGTCCTGCGCAGCGGTTATGAGTTCGAGATCAAGGCCTCCGTCATCGCCCAGATCACGAACCCCAACAAGGCCATGATGTTCAAGAAGCTGGGGGTGAGCCGCCTGACGGTCGACGAGAGCATCACCCGTGAATTCAGCCGGCTGCGCCATATTAAAGAGACCTTCCACGGGCCGGTGGAGATCATCGTCAACTCGATCTGCCTGCAGGACTGTCATTTCAGACCCTTTCACTACAACCAGATCTCCGGCGACTCCGTGGACCGCGCGAATCCGGTGAGCTGCAATTACTTCACGGGCCGCTGCATGAAACGGCTGTTCGACGATCTGTCCAACTACTTCAAGGCCTCCTGGATCAGACCGGAGGATCTCCATTACTACACCGACGCCGGGATCGAGCACTTCAAGATCCAGGGGCGGCAGAGCGTGCTGAACGGCGATCCCGTGCGCGCGGTGGAGTGCTACTTCAACGAGCGCTACGACGGAGACCTCACCGACCTGATGTTCCTCTTTTCCCCGCGCGAGTTCTTTCCCTTCAAGGTCGATAACCGCGCCCTCGACGGATTCCTGAAGCCGTTTACCCGCAGCGACGATTTCTGCCCGCGCGACTGTACCCGCTGCGACTACTGCGAGAAGTATGCCCGCCGCATCTTCGGAGACCAGAACCCGGAACAGGTCGTGGCGATGATCCGCGAGAAGATCGGGGCGAGCGACCCGTTCACAAAGATGATGTCTTCGGCCGGAGAAGGGGAATGA